One part of the Vitis riparia cultivar Riparia Gloire de Montpellier isolate 1030 chromosome 8, EGFV_Vit.rip_1.0, whole genome shotgun sequence genome encodes these proteins:
- the LOC117919705 gene encoding mannan endo-1,4-beta-mannosidase 6-like: MDTYVGKPGSKMFFSVAIFMILFQSSSSTAVGVSGDEDLETLVENVADHLSYSSSNYGVYEMGDLGDEPWTMVQKKGNQFVVNDKPFYVNGFNTYWLMVFAVDQSTRGKVSEVFQQAASVGLTVCRTLAFNDGQWRALQKSPSVYDEEVFKALDFVVSEARKYKIRLILSLVNNWEGYGGKAQYVKWGKEAGLNLTSDDDFFSHPTLRSYYKANVKTVLNRVNTFTNITYKEDPTIFAWELMNEPRCTSDPTGDKLQSWIQEMAVYVKSMDPKHLLEIGLEGFYGPSTPDKVQVNPNTYAQQVGTDFIRNHLVLGVDFASVHIYPDSWISQSITDAHLDFTRSWMQAHIEDSEKYLGMPVVFAEFGVSSEDDGYNSSFRDTLISTVYKVLLNSTRKGGSGAGSLLWQLFPDGTDYMDDGYAIVLSKSPSTSNIIALQSTRLMMFNSKCARNCRWSCHKKHPLDAFLFHDDL, from the exons ATGGATACCTATGTGGGAAAACCTGGgtctaaaatgtttttttcaGTTGCCATTTTTATGATTCTTTTTCAAAGTTCAAGCTCCACCGCCGTTGGGGTCAGTGGGGATGAGGATCTGGAGACATTGGTGGAGAATGTAGCTGATCACCTTTCATATTCTAGCTCTAATTATGG GGTTTATGAGATGGGTGACCTTGGAGATGAGCCATGGACAATGGTGCAGAAGAAAGGGAACCAATTTGTGGTTAATGATAAGCCTTTTTATGTGAACGGGTTCAACACTTACTGGTTGATGGTATTTGCTGTGGATCAATCCACAAGGGGGAAGGTCAGTGAGGTGTTTCAACAAGCAGCCTCTGTGGGCTTAACTGTGTGCAGGACCTTGGCTTTCAATGATGGCCAGTGGAGAGCTCTTCAGAAGTCTCCCTCTGTTTATGATGAAGAGGTGTTCAAG GCCCTGGATTTTGTTGTGAGTGAAGCAAGGAAGTACAAAATCAGGCTCATATTGTCATTAGTCAACAATTGGGAAGGATATGGTGGGAAAGCACAGTATGTCAAATGGGGAAAAGAGGCTGGCCTGAATTTAACCTCTGATGATGACTTCTTCTCTCATCCTACTCTCAGAAGCTACTACAAAGCCAATGTTAAG ACGGTTCTCAATAGAGTCAATACATTCACAAATATCACTTACAAGGAGGACCCAACAATTTTCGCTTGGGAACTGATGAATGAGCCACGATGTACTTCAGATCCTACAGGGGATAAACTGCAG TCATGGATACAAGAGATGGCGGTCTACGTGAAGAGTATGGATCCAAAGCACTTACTGGAGATAGGATTGGAAGGATTTTATGGTCCTTCAACACCAGATAAAGTTCAAGTCAACCCGAATACGTATGCTCAACAAGTTGGAACTGACTTTATCAGAAACCATCTGGTTCTTGGTGTCGATTTTGCTTCAGTTCACATTTATCCAGACTCTTG GATTTCTCAATCGATCACTGATGCCCATCTCGACTTCACCAGATCATGGATGCAAGCCCACATAGAGGACAGTGAGAAGTACCTGGGAATGCCTGTTGTGTTTGCTGAGTTTGGTGTATCTTCAGAAGACGATGGCTACAACTCATCATTCCGCGACACCCTCATCAGCACAGTGTACAAGGTCCTCCTGAATTCCACCAGGAAGGGAGGGAGCGGAGCTGGGAGCCTCTTGTGGCAGCTGTTCCCTGATGGGACAGACTACATGGACGACGGGTATGCCATTGTTCTCTCTAAGTCTCCTTCAACTTCAAATATCATCGCTCTTCAGTCCACTAGGCTGATGATGTTCAACTCCAAGTGTGCCCGGAACTGCCGCTGGAGCTGCCATAAGAAGCACCCTTTGGATGCATTTCTCTTCCATGATGATCTCTAG